The following coding sequences are from one Shewanella putrefaciens window:
- the purM gene encoding phosphoribosylformylglycinamidine cyclo-ligase, whose product MSTPTPLSYKDAGVDIDAGNALVSNIKAAVKRTRRPEVMGNLGGFGALCEIPTKYKQPVLVSGTDGVGTKLRLAIDYKKHDTVGIDLVAMCVNDLIVQGAEPLFFLDYYATGKLDVETATSVVNGIGEGCFQSGCALIGGETAEMPGMYEGEDYDLAGFCVGVVEKADIIDGSKVAAGDALIALASSGPHSNGYSLVRKVLEVSQADPQQDLNGKPLIEHLLEPTKIYVKSLLKLIEASDIHAMAHITGGGFWENIPRVLPDNCKAVIQGDSWQWPAVFSWLMENGNIAQCEMYRTFNCGVGMIVALPADKVDAALALLAAEGEQAWLIGAIAHREGNEEQVEIL is encoded by the coding sequence GTGAGCACTCCTACCCCACTGAGCTATAAAGATGCCGGCGTTGATATTGATGCAGGTAATGCACTGGTAAGTAACATTAAAGCCGCCGTAAAACGTACCCGTCGTCCAGAAGTTATGGGCAACTTAGGTGGTTTTGGCGCTCTGTGTGAAATCCCCACTAAATACAAACAACCCGTTTTAGTTTCTGGCACCGACGGTGTTGGTACTAAATTACGTTTAGCTATCGATTATAAAAAACATGACACTGTTGGCATCGATTTAGTTGCTATGTGTGTGAACGATCTTATCGTTCAAGGCGCTGAGCCACTGTTTTTCCTCGATTACTATGCAACGGGCAAACTCGATGTTGAAACTGCAACCTCTGTAGTGAATGGCATCGGCGAAGGTTGTTTCCAATCTGGTTGTGCGTTAATTGGCGGTGAAACCGCTGAAATGCCAGGCATGTATGAAGGTGAAGATTACGACCTAGCGGGTTTCTGCGTCGGTGTAGTTGAAAAAGCCGACATCATTGACGGTAGCAAAGTGGCAGCGGGTGATGCACTTATTGCATTAGCCTCAAGCGGCCCTCATTCAAATGGTTACTCTTTAGTCCGTAAGGTATTAGAAGTAAGCCAAGCAGACCCTCAGCAAGATCTCAATGGCAAACCGCTAATTGAACATCTCCTTGAGCCAACCAAAATTTACGTAAAATCATTGCTCAAACTGATTGAAGCATCTGATATCCATGCGATGGCGCACATTACTGGCGGTGGCTTCTGGGAGAATATCCCCCGCGTATTGCCAGATAATTGCAAAGCGGTTATCCAAGGCGACTCATGGCAATGGCCTGCTGTTTTCAGTTGGTTAATGGAAAATGGCAATATTGCCCAGTGCGAAATGTATCGTACCTTCAACTGTGGCGTCGGCATGATAGTCGCGCTACCTGCCGATAAAGTGGATGCAGCACTTGCATTACTGGCAGCAGAAGGCGAACAAGCATGGCTTATCGGTGCTATTGCACATCGAGAAGGCAATGAAGAGCAAGTGGAGATCCTGTAA
- the upp gene encoding uracil phosphoribosyltransferase, which translates to MKVVEVKHPLVRHKIGLMREGDISTKRFRELAAEVGSLLTYEATADFETETVTIEGWNGPVEVDQIKGKKVTVVPILRAGLGMMDGVLEHIPSARISVVGIYRDEETLEPVPYFEKLASDMNERIALVVDPMLATGGSMIATVDLLKKRGCTSIKALVLVAAPEGIKALEAAHPDIELYTAAIDRCLNEKGYILPGLGDAGDKIFGTK; encoded by the coding sequence ATGAAAGTTGTCGAGGTTAAACATCCGTTAGTGCGTCACAAAATCGGCCTAATGCGCGAAGGTGACATTAGCACTAAGCGTTTCCGTGAACTGGCTGCTGAAGTGGGCAGTTTATTAACCTATGAAGCTACCGCAGATTTCGAAACCGAAACTGTTACGATTGAAGGCTGGAATGGTCCGGTTGAAGTCGATCAAATCAAAGGTAAAAAAGTCACTGTCGTGCCAATTTTACGTGCGGGTTTGGGTATGATGGACGGTGTACTCGAACACATTCCAAGTGCGCGCATCTCTGTTGTGGGTATTTACCGTGATGAAGAGACCCTTGAGCCTGTGCCTTATTTTGAGAAGCTGGCGAGTGATATGAACGAGCGTATCGCCTTAGTTGTTGACCCAATGCTCGCTACCGGTGGTTCTATGATTGCGACCGTCGATTTATTGAAAAAGCGCGGTTGTACTTCAATTAAGGCCTTAGTGCTAGTGGCTGCGCCTGAAGGCATTAAAGCCTTAGAAGCAGCGCATCCTGATATCGAGTTATATACTGCGGCTATCGATAGATGCTTAAACGAGAAAGGTTATATCCTGCCAGGTCTTGGCGATGCAGGTGATAAAATTTTTGGTACTAAGTAA
- a CDS encoding Na+/H+ antiporter family protein yields the protein MNAVVIAVCLMLALSLFRVNVVIALTVSALVAGLIGGMDLHQTIDAFNTGLGGGAQIALSYALLGAFAVALSHSGLTALISKSIISSLGKEPNATNTHWVRWLLLLSLLAMSMASQNILPIHIAFIPILVPPLLHVMSKLNIDRRLVACVLTFGLVTTYMILPIGFGGIFLNDILLSNLTSNGLVAVRDQIPPAMLIPAAGMVVGLLTAVFISYRKPRIYEDAKAVMAAPEESLNKRNIAIAALAILATLFVQLETDSMIFGALVGFMIFSFSGALKHVADQDIFNQGVRMMANIGFIMISAAGFAAVVKETGEVGTLVASLGEMIGDNKALAAFLMLVVGLLITMGIGSSFSTIPIIATIYVPLALSFGFSVAATIALVGTAAALGDAGSPASDSTLGPTAGLNADGQHDHIRDSVIPTFIHYNIPLLVFGWIAAMVL from the coding sequence ATGAATGCAGTCGTAATTGCAGTGTGTTTAATGTTGGCACTCAGTTTGTTTAGAGTGAATGTGGTGATCGCTCTGACCGTTAGCGCCCTTGTTGCAGGGTTGATTGGCGGTATGGATCTTCATCAAACCATAGACGCCTTTAATACCGGTTTAGGTGGCGGCGCACAAATTGCGCTCAGTTATGCATTATTAGGTGCCTTTGCCGTCGCACTATCGCACTCAGGATTAACGGCACTTATCTCTAAATCTATTATCAGCAGTTTAGGCAAAGAGCCTAATGCCACAAACACTCATTGGGTCCGTTGGTTACTGCTATTGTCGCTGCTTGCTATGTCGATGGCCTCACAAAATATTTTGCCAATCCACATTGCTTTTATTCCAATCCTCGTACCGCCACTATTACATGTGATGTCCAAACTGAACATTGACCGTCGTCTAGTCGCTTGTGTGCTTACGTTTGGGCTTGTCACCACCTATATGATTTTGCCAATTGGTTTTGGGGGAATTTTTTTAAATGATATTTTGCTATCAAACCTTACCAGTAATGGCTTAGTCGCCGTGCGGGATCAAATTCCTCCTGCCATGTTAATCCCTGCTGCGGGTATGGTAGTAGGCTTACTGACGGCTGTATTTATCAGTTACCGTAAACCTCGGATATATGAAGATGCTAAAGCGGTCATGGCGGCACCAGAAGAAAGCCTTAATAAACGTAATATCGCTATCGCTGCGTTAGCAATTCTTGCGACGTTGTTTGTACAACTTGAAACCGACTCAATGATCTTCGGTGCCTTAGTCGGTTTTATGATTTTCAGTTTTTCAGGTGCATTAAAACACGTTGCCGACCAAGATATCTTCAATCAAGGCGTGCGCATGATGGCAAACATCGGCTTTATTATGATTTCTGCCGCAGGTTTTGCTGCCGTAGTAAAAGAAACGGGAGAAGTCGGTACACTTGTTGCGTCACTTGGCGAGATGATTGGTGACAATAAAGCCCTTGCTGCTTTTTTGATGCTCGTTGTCGGTTTGCTGATCACGATGGGAATAGGTTCATCCTTCTCGACTATTCCTATTATTGCGACTATTTACGTGCCTCTCGCATTAAGTTTTGGTTTTTCTGTAGCGGCAACAATTGCATTAGTTGGTACAGCGGCAGCATTAGGTGATGCGGGATCACCTGCGTCAGATTCCACCTTGGGCCCCACAGCAGGTTTAAATGCCGACGGCCAACACGATCATATACGTGATAGCGTAATCCCAACCTTTATTCACTACAATATTCCGTTGTTAGTGTTTGGTTGGATTGCCGCTATGGTGCTATAG